GTCGGGCACGGTCGGCGGCCGGATGCCGGTGACCAGGTAACCGCGCTCCTGCAGCGCGGCCGATGCCTCCATCACCCGCCGCGCCTCGCCCAGGATGACGGGCACGATGGGGCTGACCGGCGCGGGCAGGTCGAGCGCGGCGCAGAACCGGGCGGCGTTGTTCACCGGACGCTCGCACATTTCCGGGTCGCGCTCGATGATCTCCAGCGCCTTGATGGCGGCGGCAAGCGTTCCCGGCGGCAGGCCGGTCGAATAGACGAAACTGCGGCCCCGGTTACGGATCAGGTCGGCGACCGGCTGGCTCGTGCACAGATAGCCGCCATAGGCGCCGATGGCCTTCGACAAGGTCCCCATCTGCAGCGGCACGTCGGACTTGGCCTTGCCCAGGAAGCTGCTGCCGCGGCCGCCGCCGACCACGCCCAGGCCGTGGGCATCGTCGGTCAACAGCCAGGCATCGTATTCGCGGGCAAGCGCGGCGAGGGCGTCGATGGGCGCCATGTCGCCGTCCATGCTGAACACGCCGTCGACGGCGATCAGGCAGGTGCCGTGCGCGGCGCGGTGCGCGCGCAGCAGCGAT
The window above is part of the Emcibacter sp. SYSU 3D8 genome. Proteins encoded here:
- the bioF gene encoding 8-amino-7-oxononanoate synthase; this encodes MTSLDDFAREKLDRLEAQGLRRRMIPTDRFSATGARRGGRDLISFCCNDYLSLSHHPEVIEAAREATARYGVGSGGSRLISGNTPLYDALEAGLARWKRTEDCLVFGSGYLTNVGVIPCLVGGGDLILQDELNHSCLFAGGRMSGATVQTFRHNDLDHVRSLLRAHRAAHGTCLIAVDGVFSMDGDMAPIDALAALAREYDAWLLTDDAHGLGVVGGGRGSSFLGKAKSDVPLQMGTLSKAIGAYGGYLCTSQPVADLIRNRGRSFVYSTGLPPGTLAAAIKALEIIERDPEMCERPVNNAARFCAALDLPAPVSPIVPVILGEARRVMEASAALQERGYLVTGIRPPTVPDGTARLRVTFSAAHTEQDIDGLVSAMRDLGLAG